The following DNA comes from Methanothermus fervidus DSM 2088.
AGATATTAAACTCTTAGAAAAACTTGTAAAAGAAAAAAAATTAGAAAATAAAATAAAAATTAAAAAAGGCATTCCATTTGGGCCTGCAATATTTATTGGCTTCTTGATTTCTGTGTTATTTGGAGATATAGTTTCTGCTATTTTAGAATTCGTGAACTACCCCTAACGAGTTAAAAATATCTATCTAAAATACCTTTTAGCATTTTAGCGTGCCTAGCTTCATCTCTTGAACTTTCATCAAAAAAATCATGTGCTGGATCGATGCCAACTTCCTTTGCTTTGGTTGCAGCATCTTTTTTCTCTTTATTAGCTTTCAATTCTCCTTCTAACATCATTTCTATGTTTTTCTTTAGATCTTCATTAATTACACCATTCATTTCTGCGAAATGTGCTGCATGTTCTGCTTCTTCGAATGCAATTCTTTTAAAAACCTCTGCAACCTCTGGTAATCCTTCTCTTTGGGCTTGTCTAGCCATTGCTAAGTACATTCCTACCTCTTTGCATTCACCTTCAAAATTATTTTGAACTTCTTTTTCTATTTCTGTATTCTTGGTTATTCCAATTTTATGCTCATTAACAACTTTCATTTTTACATCTCCTTTACCTTTT
Coding sequences within:
- a CDS encoding Rubrerythrin (COGs: COG1592 Rubrerythrin~InterPro IPR009040: IPR009078: IPR003251: IPR012347~KEGG: mfe:Mefer_1068 rubrerythrin~PFAM: Rubrerythrin~SPTR: C7P8J7 Rubrerythrin~PFAM: Rubrerythrin) translates to MKVVNEHKIGITKNTEIEKEVQNNFEGECKEVGMYLAMARQAQREGLPEVAEVFKRIAFEEAEHAAHFAEMNGVINEDLKKNIEMMLEGELKANKEKKDAATKAKEVGIDPAHDFFDESSRDEARHAKMLKGILDRYF